One stretch of Natronobacterium gregoryi SP2 DNA includes these proteins:
- a CDS encoding 30S ribosomal protein S3 has product MADEQQFIENGLQRSQIDEFFQEELGRAGYGGMDVAKTPMGTQIVLKAEKPGMVIGKGGENIRKVTTALEERFDLEDPQVDVQEVDEPDLNARIVADRLANALERGWYFRKAGHTTIDRIMEAGALGAEIVLSGKVTGARSRVEKFNRGYIKHNGQPAEEIVDEGQATAVMKLGTIGVTVKIIPPNAQLPDDFHVHEDLDPEELVPDAVEANEAEGVEELLEGEPDEDDAAPESAEAAANEADDEAVVEEVIEEELDADADADEEFEEVDVPSGEEDVEEELEELEEDVEAEAEELVEEMEAEDEDEDEDEDEGGDA; this is encoded by the coding sequence ATGGCTGACGAACAACAGTTCATCGAAAACGGCCTGCAGCGGTCCCAGATCGACGAGTTCTTCCAGGAAGAGCTCGGCCGCGCGGGCTACGGTGGTATGGACGTCGCCAAGACGCCGATGGGAACCCAGATCGTCCTCAAGGCCGAAAAGCCCGGGATGGTCATCGGCAAAGGCGGCGAGAACATCCGCAAGGTCACGACCGCCCTCGAGGAACGGTTCGATCTCGAGGACCCGCAGGTCGACGTCCAGGAAGTCGACGAACCCGACCTCAACGCGCGGATCGTCGCCGACCGCCTGGCCAACGCCTTGGAGCGTGGCTGGTACTTCCGGAAGGCCGGTCACACGACGATCGACCGGATCATGGAAGCCGGCGCACTGGGTGCCGAGATCGTCCTCTCCGGGAAGGTCACGGGCGCTCGCTCGCGCGTCGAGAAGTTCAACCGGGGCTACATCAAGCACAACGGCCAGCCAGCCGAGGAAATCGTCGACGAAGGCCAGGCGACGGCCGTTATGAAGCTCGGAACGATCGGCGTCACGGTCAAGATTATCCCGCCGAACGCCCAGCTTCCCGACGACTTCCACGTCCACGAGGACCTCGATCCCGAAGAGCTCGTTCCCGACGCCGTCGAGGCCAACGAGGCCGAAGGTGTCGAGGAACTGCTCGAGGGCGAGCCTGACGAGGACGACGCGGCTCCAGAGAGTGCCGAAGCGGCGGCCAACGAGGCCGACGACGAAGCGGTCGTCGAGGAAGTTATCGAAGAAGAACTCGATGCCGACGCCGACGCCGACGAAGAGTTCGAAGAAGTCGACGTCCCCAGCGGTGAGGAAGACGTCGAAGAAGAACTCGAGGAACTCGAGGAAGACGTCGAGGCCGAGGCTGAAGAGCTGGTCGAAGAGATGGAAGCGGAAGACGAAGACGAAGACGAAGACGAAGACGAGGGAGGTGACGCCTGA
- a CDS encoding 50S ribosomal protein L22 has protein sequence MGINYSVDADPDATAKAMLRERQMSHKHSKEVAREIKGRTVGEARAYLQDVIDETQSVPFKSHNSGVGHRSDIDGWDAGRYPEKVSGAFLDLLENVEANADHQGFDGESMEIAHVAAHKVGESVGRKPRAMGRASAWNSPEVDVEIVVEETDSDSEDDDEEGDN, from the coding sequence ATGGGAATCAACTACTCAGTCGACGCCGACCCGGACGCCACCGCGAAAGCGATGCTTCGGGAGCGTCAGATGAGCCACAAGCACAGCAAGGAGGTCGCTCGCGAAATCAAAGGCCGAACCGTCGGCGAGGCCCGTGCGTACCTCCAGGACGTGATCGACGAAACACAGTCGGTACCGTTCAAGTCCCACAACAGCGGTGTCGGACACCGATCGGACATCGACGGCTGGGACGCCGGCCGCTACCCCGAGAAGGTCTCGGGAGCGTTCCTCGATCTGCTCGAGAACGTCGAAGCGAACGCCGACCACCAGGGTTTCGACGGCGAGTCGATGGAGATCGCCCACGTCGCCGCCCACAAGGTCGGCGAGTCGGTCGGCCGCAAGCCTCGCGCGATGGGGCGTGCCTCGGCGTGGAACTCGCCGGAGGTCGACGTCGAGATCGTCGTCGAGGAAACCGACTCTGACTCAGAGGACGACGACGAGGAGGGTGATAACTAA
- a CDS encoding 30S ribosomal protein S19, with product MSQEYRTGREGEFTYRGHTLDELQDMELEEVAELLPARKRRSIERGLSVEKQKLLEEAREKDEDETANAPIRTHLRDMPILPEFVGLTFEVHNGQAFERVRIEPEMIGHYLGEFQLTRTSVEHGQAGIGATRSSKFVPLK from the coding sequence ATGAGCCAGGAGTACCGAACCGGCCGTGAAGGTGAGTTCACCTACCGCGGCCACACGCTCGACGAGCTGCAGGACATGGAGCTCGAGGAAGTCGCGGAACTGCTACCCGCACGAAAGCGGCGAAGTATCGAACGCGGTCTCTCCGTCGAGAAGCAGAAGCTTCTCGAGGAGGCCCGCGAAAAAGACGAGGACGAGACGGCAAACGCGCCGATCCGCACGCACCTGCGTGACATGCCGATCCTGCCGGAGTTCGTCGGACTGACGTTCGAGGTCCACAACGGACAGGCCTTCGAGCGCGTCCGGATCGAGCCAGAGATGATCGGTCACTATCTCGGCGAGTTCCAGCTGACACGCACGTCGGTCGAACACGGACAGGCCGGTATCGGCGCGACCCGATCCTCGAAGTTCGTCCCACTGAAGTGA
- a CDS encoding 50S ribosomal protein L2 produces the protein MGRRILGQRRGRGTSTFRAPSHRYKAKLDHKKEEDGDIVRGTVVDIEHDPARSAPVAAVEFEDGDQRLVLAPEGIGVGEELQVGVSAEIKPGNTLPLAEIPEGVPVCNVEANPGDGGKFARASGVNADLITHDRNAAVIQLPSGEVKRLDPQCRATIGVVAGGGRTEKPFVKAGNKHHKMKSRGGIWPRVRGVAMNAVDHPFGGGGRQHPGKPKSVSRDAPPGRKVGDISSRRTGRGGNK, from the coding sequence ATGGGACGACGCATCCTCGGACAACGACGCGGACGCGGTACCTCCACGTTCCGTGCCCCGTCACACCGCTACAAGGCGAAGCTCGACCACAAGAAAGAGGAAGACGGCGACATCGTTCGCGGGACGGTCGTAGACATCGAACACGACCCTGCGCGATCGGCACCTGTCGCGGCCGTCGAGTTCGAAGACGGCGACCAGCGACTCGTCCTCGCTCCCGAGGGCATCGGTGTCGGCGAGGAGCTACAGGTCGGTGTCTCCGCGGAGATCAAGCCGGGTAACACGCTCCCGCTCGCGGAGATCCCCGAAGGAGTTCCGGTCTGTAACGTCGAAGCGAATCCGGGCGACGGCGGCAAGTTCGCTCGCGCCTCCGGTGTCAACGCGGACTTGATCACGCACGACCGCAACGCGGCGGTCATCCAGCTGCCAAGCGGCGAGGTCAAACGCCTCGATCCGCAGTGTCGTGCCACCATCGGCGTCGTCGCCGGTGGCGGCCGAACGGAGAAGCCGTTCGTCAAGGCAGGGAACAAACATCACAAGATGAAATCGCGGGGCGGTATCTGGCCCCGCGTCCGTGGTGTCGCGATGAACGCCGTCGACCACCCGTTCGGTGGCGGCGGCCGCCAGCACCCCGGCAAGCCAAAGTCCGTCTCGCGGGACGCCCCGCCAGGACGGAAAGTCGGTGACATCTCCTCGCGCCGAACCGGGCGAGGTGGAAACAAATGA
- a CDS encoding 50S ribosomal protein L23: MSTVIEHPLVTEKAMNDMDYENKLQFVVNPDAAKPEIRNVVEERFQVTVDDINTQVTMNGKKKATVRLSEDDDAQEVASRIGVF, from the coding sequence ATGAGCACCGTTATCGAACACCCGCTCGTCACGGAGAAGGCGATGAACGACATGGACTACGAGAACAAACTCCAGTTCGTCGTCAATCCCGACGCCGCCAAACCGGAGATTCGGAACGTCGTCGAGGAGCGTTTCCAGGTAACGGTCGACGATATCAACACGCAAGTGACGATGAACGGGAAGAAGAAAGCAACAGTTCGACTCAGCGAGGACGACGACGCACAGGAAGTCGCCTCGCGGATCGGGGTGTTCTAA
- the rpl4p gene encoding 50S ribosomal protein L4 encodes MEATVYDLDGSDAGSVDLPDIFETQYRPDLIGRAVRAAQANRKQDYGADEFAGLRTPAESFGSGRGMAHVPRQDGRARRVPQSIKGRKAHPPKAEKDWTESINTKEKKLAVRSAIAATTDAELVADRGHEFDEDAELPVVVDDEFEDLTKTKEVVEFLEGAGLHADVERADEGRSVRSGRGKTRGRKYKQPKSLLFVTTSETGPSRAARNLAGADVTTAAEVNAEDLAPGAQPGRLTVWTESALEEVADR; translated from the coding sequence GGACGCGGGCTCGGTCGATCTGCCGGACATCTTCGAGACGCAGTACCGTCCGGACCTGATCGGCCGCGCCGTTCGCGCCGCACAGGCCAACCGAAAGCAGGACTACGGTGCCGACGAGTTCGCCGGCCTCCGCACGCCGGCGGAATCGTTCGGTAGCGGCCGAGGGATGGCCCACGTCCCGCGACAGGACGGACGCGCACGACGCGTTCCACAGTCCATCAAAGGACGCAAGGCCCACCCGCCGAAGGCCGAGAAAGACTGGACCGAATCGATCAACACGAAAGAAAAGAAGCTGGCCGTTCGCAGCGCCATCGCCGCGACGACCGACGCGGAACTCGTCGCCGACCGAGGCCACGAGTTCGACGAAGACGCCGAGTTGCCGGTCGTCGTCGACGACGAATTCGAGGACTTGACGAAGACGAAAGAAGTCGTCGAGTTCCTCGAGGGAGCAGGCCTCCACGCTGACGTCGAACGAGCCGACGAAGGTCGCAGCGTTCGCTCGGGCCGCGGCAAGACCCGTGGGCGAAAGTACAAACAGCCCAAGTCGCTCCTGTTCGTGACCACGAGCGAGACCGGGCCATCGCGTGCGGCCCGGAACCTCGCTGGCGCAGATGTCACGACCGCTGCGGAGGTCAATGCAGAAGACCTCGCGCCCGGCGCACAGCCGGGTCGACTGACCGTCTGGACCGAAAGCGCACTCGAGGAGGTGGCAGACCGATGA